The proteins below are encoded in one region of Flavobacterium nackdongense:
- a CDS encoding family 43 glycosylhydrolase yields MRLLILISLFSISTSISYSQIKKNSNTAPYPYGNPVIKNMYTADASPHLMPDGRVWMVTSVDAEDGGGYATMHSVHAFSTADMVTWVDHGEIIGLKDLNETPGEDWAIWAPDFTYRNGTYYLYFPMRNLKANGEIDRYCVVAESNSMQKRFKVTNPRIEGANSALDPSVFVDDDGVAYLYWNQLNMGILKENMRELEGNSFKLDIGAKNFMEAAWMHKRNGKYYFNYHTKYNNKVSKDNPEDPNREKSNLDYSVGISPKGPLTYQGTMNYELGINVKNAPLLEDKNYVPWRLMQSNHGGIVEYHGQEYLFYHTSALSSWRQDEFKGPGTWTQRSVCVDSLNYTHEGSIIPVRQTIEGVKKVTINQDFSIALNPKKAFELQEIKIKNNTITAQNSSSISFKNINLGTGYYYFGVKVLQSVTKGKIEIRKDGSNGTLLGTILLNENSLKTNNGIAETFLREANGVHTIVLVFKSDNNETIKITEPNFFAGSPKKIN; encoded by the coding sequence ATGAGACTTCTAATTTTAATCTCACTATTTTCCATAAGCACGAGCATATCGTATTCCCAAATTAAAAAAAACTCAAATACAGCTCCATATCCTTATGGAAATCCAGTAATTAAAAATATGTATACTGCTGATGCTTCACCTCATCTTATGCCTGATGGGCGTGTTTGGATGGTCACTTCAGTAGATGCAGAAGATGGTGGAGGTTATGCCACCATGCATTCGGTTCACGCTTTTTCTACAGCAGATATGGTTACTTGGGTTGATCACGGAGAGATCATCGGTTTAAAAGATCTCAATGAAACTCCCGGAGAAGACTGGGCGATTTGGGCTCCTGATTTTACGTATCGAAACGGAACTTATTATCTATATTTCCCGATGCGAAATCTAAAAGCCAATGGAGAAATAGATCGTTATTGTGTAGTTGCCGAAAGCAATAGTATGCAGAAGCGTTTTAAAGTCACAAATCCTCGAATCGAAGGAGCAAATAGTGCACTTGACCCATCGGTTTTTGTAGATGATGATGGCGTCGCCTATTTGTATTGGAACCAATTGAATATGGGAATTCTGAAAGAAAATATGCGCGAATTAGAGGGCAATTCATTTAAACTTGATATTGGTGCCAAAAACTTTATGGAAGCTGCTTGGATGCACAAACGCAATGGAAAATACTATTTTAATTACCATACCAAATACAATAATAAAGTATCCAAAGACAATCCAGAGGATCCAAATCGCGAAAAATCAAACCTTGATTATAGCGTAGGAATTTCTCCAAAAGGCCCCCTAACCTATCAAGGAACTATGAATTATGAGCTTGGAATTAATGTTAAAAACGCACCATTATTGGAAGACAAAAACTATGTTCCATGGCGTTTAATGCAATCCAATCACGGGGGAATCGTAGAATACCACGGTCAGGAGTACTTATTTTATCATACTTCGGCGCTGTCCTCCTGGCGTCAAGACGAATTTAAAGGTCCAGGAACCTGGACACAACGATCTGTTTGTGTTGATTCTTTGAATTATACACATGAGGGTTCAATTATTCCTGTACGTCAAACGATCGAAGGGGTAAAAAAAGTAACTATCAATCAAGATTTTAGTATCGCATTAAACCCTAAAAAAGCATTCGAGCTGCAAGAAATTAAAATTAAAAACAATACAATTACGGCACAAAACAGTAGTTCGATTTCATTTAAAAACATAAATTTAGGAACAGGATATTATTATTTTGGAGTGAAAGTGCTACAATCAGTTACAAAAGGTAAAATTGAAATACGAAAAGACGGTAGCAACGGAACACTCTTGGGAACAATCCTTTTAAATGAAAATAGTCTAAAAACGAATAATGGAATCGCAGAAACTTTTTTAAGAGAAGCCAATGGAGTGCATACCATCGTTTTAGTATTTAAATCGGATAATAATGAAACTATAAAAATTACTGAACCCAACTTTTTTGCAGGTTCTCCAAAAAAAATAAACTAA